A stretch of Shinella zoogloeoides DNA encodes these proteins:
- a CDS encoding Gp49 family protein, which produces MSKDEAQIETEIQAKGLNAPRLTPELIDAAIVSEQYHVFPGTTLTVCALTLRNGYIVTGESAAASPSNFDEAIGRKISRDNARNKIWALEGYLLREFLHQTSPARISRLGQLLRDAEAINGGSMPHEAVAHTVLDDARRYPV; this is translated from the coding sequence ATGTCCAAGGACGAAGCACAGATTGAAACTGAAATTCAGGCGAAGGGCCTCAACGCTCCGCGCCTCACACCGGAACTTATCGATGCAGCAATCGTGTCGGAGCAGTACCATGTTTTCCCCGGCACGACGTTGACCGTCTGCGCACTCACGCTGCGCAATGGCTACATCGTCACCGGCGAAAGCGCCGCCGCCAGCCCATCGAACTTCGATGAGGCAATCGGCCGTAAGATTTCCCGCGACAACGCGCGCAACAAGATATGGGCGCTGGAAGGCTATCTCCTTCGCGAATTCCTTCATCAGACCTCACCGGCCCGAATAAGCCGCCTTGGCCAGTTGCTGCGCGATGCCGAGGCCATCAACGGCGGTTCCATGCCGCATGAAGCCGTGGCTCATACCGTTCTTGATGACGCGCGACGATACCCGGTTTGA
- a CDS encoding phage major capsid protein — MAKTIAEQISAFEATRVAKAAELETIMTGTEGETLDAESAEAADTLTDEIKSIDDHLKRLRLVESLKASTAKPVTNVVDTKSGSDARDGRVPAQVRVKQRSEPGIEFARLAKVKALAHLDRESNRDVAKALYGEDSAVYRLVTKANVVAGASVAGNWAEDLVGDETSVYADFAEYLRPMTIVGKFGQGNIPNLRRVPFRTPLIGQTGGGQAYWVGEGKPKPLTAFDFNRTTLDELKVATISVVTEELLRKSSPSADAILRDALAAAVAERIDIDFIDPDKAAAAGVSPASITNGVVAIASSGNDADAIREDIRALMATFVAANNPPTSAVFIMSSANALAVSLMRNPLGQQEFPGITMNGGTLEGIPVIVSEYFAPVSAGGFVALVNASDIYFADEGGVMVDVSREASLQMLDNPTNDVVTPTATSMVSMWQTNSVAFRAERILNWAKRRASAVALLDEVNWGMPGS; from the coding sequence ATGGCTAAGACCATCGCGGAACAGATTTCCGCATTCGAGGCAACCCGTGTCGCCAAGGCGGCGGAACTCGAAACCATCATGACCGGCACGGAAGGCGAAACGCTTGACGCTGAAAGCGCCGAAGCGGCCGATACGCTGACGGACGAAATCAAGTCGATCGATGATCACCTCAAGCGACTGCGCCTTGTCGAGAGCCTGAAGGCATCGACGGCAAAGCCGGTGACGAACGTGGTTGACACGAAGTCCGGTTCGGATGCTCGTGACGGCCGTGTCCCGGCACAGGTGCGTGTAAAGCAGAGGTCCGAACCGGGCATCGAGTTCGCACGTCTGGCCAAGGTGAAGGCTCTGGCTCATCTGGACCGCGAGAGCAATCGTGATGTCGCCAAGGCGCTCTATGGCGAGGATTCGGCCGTCTATCGTCTGGTCACCAAGGCCAACGTCGTCGCGGGCGCGTCCGTCGCCGGCAACTGGGCGGAAGATCTCGTCGGAGATGAGACGTCCGTCTACGCTGACTTCGCGGAATACCTCCGCCCCATGACCATCGTCGGCAAGTTCGGTCAGGGCAATATCCCGAACCTTCGACGTGTCCCGTTCCGCACGCCGCTCATCGGTCAGACCGGCGGCGGTCAGGCCTACTGGGTAGGTGAAGGCAAGCCGAAGCCGCTGACGGCGTTCGACTTCAACCGCACCACGCTGGACGAGCTGAAGGTGGCCACGATCTCGGTCGTGACGGAAGAACTGCTTCGCAAGTCCAGCCCGTCCGCCGATGCCATCCTCCGCGATGCACTGGCTGCAGCTGTCGCGGAACGCATCGACATCGACTTCATCGACCCGGACAAGGCGGCTGCGGCCGGTGTATCCCCGGCATCGATCACGAATGGTGTGGTCGCAATCGCATCCAGCGGCAACGACGCTGACGCGATCCGCGAAGACATCCGTGCTCTGATGGCGACGTTCGTGGCGGCGAACAACCCGCCGACCTCTGCGGTGTTCATCATGTCCTCGGCGAATGCACTTGCCGTGTCCCTGATGCGCAACCCGCTCGGTCAGCAGGAGTTCCCCGGCATCACCATGAACGGTGGCACCCTGGAAGGTATCCCGGTCATCGTGTCGGAATACTTCGCTCCTGTCTCGGCCGGCGGCTTCGTCGCCCTCGTCAATGCGTCGGACATCTACTTCGCGGATGAGGGCGGCGTCATGGTCGATGTCTCGCGCGAAGCATCGCTCCAGATGCTCGACAACCCGACGAACGACGTCGTGACGCCGACCGCAACCAGCATGGTATCTATGTGGCAGACCAACTCGGTCGCGTTCCGTGCCGAGCGCATCCTGAACTGGGCGAAGCGCCGGGCCTCCGCTGTCGCTCTCCTCGATGAAGTCAACTGGGGCATGCCTGGCTCCTAA
- a CDS encoding GIY-YIG nuclease family protein — protein MTVYFIRKIESPSEIKIGTASNVAKRLATIARAVGPIHYFASMPGGVTTERKVQLRFAHLRLEGEWFRAGEDLETYIRLVADPESAEFRFKPSTWAPKAAQPIQRREHDARCALGLLRQIYERYPRQTPVGDCLEKAFQELHSMNVAWTRRRVRALHELRGLRVDVFEIVDMLTLLEIPRDEWADWISPKISQTRRAA, from the coding sequence ATGACCGTCTACTTCATCCGCAAGATTGAATCCCCATCGGAGATCAAAATCGGGACCGCGAGCAATGTTGCGAAGCGGCTGGCAACAATCGCCAGAGCTGTCGGGCCGATCCACTATTTTGCATCGATGCCGGGCGGCGTCACGACCGAGCGAAAGGTCCAGTTGCGCTTTGCTCACCTTCGCTTGGAAGGGGAGTGGTTCAGAGCCGGCGAAGACCTCGAAACATATATCCGGTTGGTCGCCGATCCAGAGAGCGCGGAATTCAGGTTCAAGCCCAGCACATGGGCACCGAAAGCCGCACAGCCTATCCAGAGACGAGAACACGATGCTCGCTGCGCGCTCGGGCTGTTACGCCAGATCTACGAGCGCTATCCGCGGCAAACGCCAGTTGGCGACTGCCTGGAGAAGGCATTCCAAGAGCTTCATTCGATGAATGTCGCCTGGACGCGGCGCCGAGTGCGCGCACTGCACGAGTTGCGCGGTCTGCGAGTGGACGTCTTCGAAATCGTCGACATGCTCACCCTCTTGGAAATCCCGCGAGACGAATGGGCCGATTGGATCTCTCCCAAAATATCGCAAACGCGGCGGGCGGCGTGA